Part of the Acidobacteriota bacterium genome, GTCGTCACGGGGACGGAGGGCTCGCAACTCGGCGAGCGCTGCCTTCCCATGGCCTACCGCCAACTCGAGCTCGCCTTGGAGGCGTGCCGCCCGGGCGCGCAAAAGCCGACCTTGGGCTGCGTCCACGGAACGTCCTCCTTGTCCAGGTGGGCGTGCCCGTTCGGCGGCGGCGAGGGCCTCCTTGGCCGCCGCGACCTTGCCGACGCTGAGCTCCGCAGCCGCCACCTGGAGCAAGAACCCCTCCCGCTCGCTGCTCTCGCCTTCCGGAATCAGCTCGAGAGCGCGGTTCGCGAGCTGTCGTTGGCGATCGCGATGGCCCAGGTCGCCATAGATTCGCGCCAGCACGGCGAGTATTTCGAGGCGCATGGCCGGTTGCTCGGCGAGCTCGCGCTCGACCCGCTCGGCGCCGCGGTCGAGCATTTCGAGGGCGGTGACCGGCTGAGGTTCTCCCTCGAAGGGGTTGAAGCCCTCGAACAGGCTTTGCAGATAGCCGGTGACGGCTTCGGCGCGGATCTTTTCGCGCTGGGTCTTGCGTTGCTCCGTGAACAGAGCGCCGAGGAAGGTGAGGGCGAGGAGGGCCACCACCACGGCGGCGCCGACGGCCAAGCGATTTCGACGGAGGAACCGACCGCTACGGTATCGCCAGGTGCCGGAACGGGCCCGCACCGGTCGAGCGGCGCGAAAGCGCTCGAGGTCGTCGACCAGCGCAGCGACGGATTCGAATCGCGCCTCGGGCTCCTTGCGCAGGGCGCACAGCACAATGGCGTCGAGATCACCGCGCAGCCGTTTGCGCCGCTCTTCCGGAGCGACCTGGCTGGGGCGCGGTGGTTGGCGCTCGCAGACCATGGTGGAGACTTCTTGGTAGCTCTTGCCCTCGGCGGGGAAGGGCGAGAGGTCGGTGAGCAGCTCGTAAAGCAGGACGCCGAGGCCGAAGATATCGGCGGCGGTGGTGATCGGGCCGCCTTGGATCTGCTCCGGGCTGGCGTAGCCGGGCGTCAGGAAGCGCAGCTCGTGGGCGGTTTGGGTCGACGAGACATCCTCGAGCAGCTTGGCGGTGCCGAAGTCGAGGAGCTTGGGCTGACCGTCGCCGGTGACCAGGATGTTGCTCGGCTTGAGGTCGCGGTGGATGACCAACTGGCGGTGTGAGGACCGCACCGCGTCGCAGACCTCGAGGAAAAGCTCGAGGCGGGCCTCGAGGCCGAGGTTGCGGGAGGATACGAAGACATCGATCGGCACGCCCTCGATGTACTCCATCACCAGGTAGGGCCGGCCGTCCGCGGTGGCGCCGCCGTCCAGGAGCTTGGCGATGCCGGGATGATCGAGCTGGGCCAGGATTTGGCGCTCGCGGCGGAAGCGGGCGAGCAAGAAATCGGTGTCCATACCGCGCTTGATCACCTTGAGGGCGACCCGCTGGTCGTACTGGCCGTCGCTGCGTTCGGCGAGGTAAACGACGCCCATGCCACCGCGGCCGATGGGCTCGAGGAGGCGGTACTGGCCGACCTCGGCGTCGGCCGGCAGGGCAGGGTCGGTCGACAGCAGATCGATGGCGCGGTTGGCGGCGGAGCCATCGAGCCAGCCGGTGGGCGAGCCAGCCGAAGCCAGCAGTGATTCGACATCGGCGCGCAGGCTCGAGTCATCGCCGCAGGCTTCGTCGAGGAGCGCGGCGCGGCGTTGCGGCGGGCTCTCCCAAATCCGCTGAAAAATTCGATCGAGCTTCTGCCAGCGTTCTCTGTTGCTCATCCGTTCTCGCAGACCTTCGGCTCGGGCGGTGGAAAAAATGGTCGGGGCACCCCCCCGATGAGGGCGCCCCGACTGCCAGGATGACGGATCCGAAGATCCGACGTCAAAACATCGCACTCGATCTTCGTGCGGCGTGGGACCTCCGAGGTCCCTCCTCGGAAGAGGCCTCGAGACGGCTCAGAATCTCAGCGACAAATCCCGAGGATTTCGGTCATTGGACCGGGATTCCCTTGTCCTTAACGGCGGTCACGCGGCGTGGCGCGACCTTGGTTGCACACTTTAATAAAGGCGAAAATTTCCTCGCCAATGCCTCATGGTGGAGGCGAGATCGCCACCGGCGCCGATCGATGGCGCTGGATCTAGGGCTTGGCAGCGGTGAGCGGGCGAGAATGCCGGGCTTCGCGGGCCGCGACTTCGGCGAGAGCCTGGCGGGCGGAAGGTGTGCCTTGGGGTGGGCGGTCCCAGGTTTCGGGGAGGGCGGCGACAGCTTGCTGGAGGTGATCGCGAGCTTCCTCGAGGCGTTCCTGGCCGAGCAGAGCGAGGCCGAGGGAGAGCTCGATCTGGCCTGCCGCCAGAGACCTGGGACCAACCGTTTCGAGGGCCCGGTCGAGGTTGCGACGGGCGAGCTTCTCGGCCCGCTCGAAGCGATTCGAGGCGAGGGCGAGGGCGGTGGTGAGATTGTCCAGCAGGAGCAGATGGTAGATCTCGAGGGAATCGCGTTCAGCAGTGCTGATCCCACTCATCAGCTTCTCGGCAGCCTCGAGATCTCCTCGCTGGAGGGCGAGGCTGGTCTGGGCCGCAACGCCTTGGAGTCGGAGCTTGCTGATGCCGTCGTCGGCCCAGTGGGCCCAGCGCTCGAGGCTCTCTTGGGCGAGGTCGAGTCGTCGGTTCTGGAGCAGATCTTGGGCCAGGTAGAGGTGGCAGTAGGCATGGGTCGACGCGGCCTTGGTGATTTGCTCCTCGGCGAGCGCGAGAGCACGCTCGAGCAGGTCGCGACTCGCTGCCGCGCGGCCCGCGAGGCGCTCGGCGAGTCCCTCGAGATGGAGAGCGTTGACGATCACCGGGTGGGTTTCCGGAAAGAGCCGAGTCGCCATCGCTCCGGCCTCCGCGGCGCGCTGGCGAGCGATCTCCGGGTTCCCACGATGGAGCGCGGCACGGCCCAGCCAGAGCGTCGTGAAGACCATCTGTGGATGCTCACCTTCGTAGGTCGCGGTCATACGCTCGAGGGTTTCCGAGAGGAGCCGCTCGGCGGTATCGAAGCGGCCTTGGGCAGAGGCCATGGCCCCGAGGTTGTAGAGGCTGGCGATCACCTCCGGGTGGTTCTCGCCGAGAGTGCGGCGGCGGTTGGCGAGCACCTGGTCCATCAGCTCTTGGGCCCGCTGCGCCTCGCCGGTGTCGAAGAGCACGGTTCCGAGGGCTTCGGTGGCGACCATCGTGCGTGGATGCTCTGGGCCGAGTCGCCGGTGGATGCGGGCGACGGCTTCTTCGATGACCTCGCGAGCTGACCACTGCTCATCGCTCTGCAGCAACGTGGCGCCGAGCTCGAGCAGCGCCAATTCGAGGCTCGAGGGGTCCTGAGGGCGTAGCGAGCGCAGGGTCTCGAGGGCTTCCATACCGAGGCTCTTGGCTCCCAGGATGTCGCCTTCGAGGCGAGCGGCACGGGCCCTCAGCAAGAGGCCCTTGGCGAGCTGGAGAGGATTCTCTTTCGATTCAGATAGCCCGACCTGGTCGGCTTCTTCGAGGGCCGCCTTGGCCTCTGCGACATTGCCGACACTGAGCTCGGCCTCCGCCACCTGGTGCAGGAACCGCCCCCGCCCCGTGCTTTCGTCCGCCGGAATCAGCTCGAGGGCGCGGTGGGCGAGCTGCCGCTGCTGATCACGATGTCCGAGATCGCCGTAGATTTGCGCCAGGACGGCGAGCATTTCGAGATGCATGGCCGGTTGCTCGGCGAGCTCGAGCTCAATGCGCTGGACACCGCGATCGAGCATCTCGAGGGCAGTGACCGGCTGGGGTTCTCCCTGGAAGGGATTGAGGCCCTCGAACAGGCTCTGCAGGTAGCCGGTCACGGCCTCGGCCTTGGCCTTCTCGCGCTCGGTCTTGCGCTGCTCCGCGACCAGGGCTCCTAGGAAGGTGAGGATGAAGGAGGCCACGACGATGGTGGCCCCGACGGCCAGGCGATTGCGCCTGAGAAACCTCGCGGTGCGGTAGCGCCAGGTGCCGGAACGAGCCGCGA contains:
- a CDS encoding serine/threonine-protein kinase, which translates into the protein MSNRERWQKLDRIFQRIWESPPQRRAALLDEACGDDSSLRADVESLLASAGSPTGWLDGSAANRAIDLLSTDPALPADAEVGQYRLLEPIGRGGMGVVYLAERSDGQYDQRVALKVIKRGMDTDFLLARFRRERQILAQLDHPGIAKLLDGGATADGRPYLVMEYIEGVPIDVFVSSRNLGLEARLELFLEVCDAVRSSHRQLVIHRDLKPSNILVTGDGQPKLLDFGTAKLLEDVSSTQTAHELRFLTPGYASPEQIQGGPITTAADIFGLGVLLYELLTDLSPFPAEGKSYQEVSTMVCERQPPRPSQVAPEERRKRLRGDLDAIVLCALRKEPEARFESVAALVDDLERFRAARPVRARSGTWRYRSGRFLRRNRLAVGAAVVVALLALTFLGALFTEQRKTQREKIRAEAVTGYLQSLFEGFNPFEGEPQPVTALEMLDRGAERVERELAEQPAMRLEILAVLARIYGDLGHRDRQRQLANRALELIPEGESSEREGFLLQVAAAELSVGKVAAAKEALAAAERARPPGQGGRSVDAAQGRLLRARAARLQGELELAVGHGKAALAELRALRPRDDATLEAALLELGTIHRHRKEFSAAREVIEEAVDRTRQRLGPEHPRTMGATEALGTVLFDLGDWQMAQELMDQVIENRRRTLGENHPEVIASLYNLGALAAAQGRFDSAEQFLEDAIARMEATYESDHPQLVFTRMWFSRVALDSGRPEAAAERAAAAYAMAARIFPETHRAVISCLHHQALAERLAGRAAASRRLLEQALALADRQQDKAPSTQAYSHLYLAEDAIQNDRLEDADRLLDTWAEWSRGRDGKLLLRGLAARASLALRRGDTTTAEEIFDGIGQSERESLEIHDRLQVANLESALALVDQRFERAERLARSNLDQALDSVGPTSLAAGQLELSLGLALLGQGRKDEARGHLERAVATLPESWDRPPQGAPSAREALASVE
- a CDS encoding protein kinase, whose protein sequence is MSKAEYWQQLDRIFQRAWESPPERRAEVLDEACGADSGLRADVESLLDSAGSPTGWLDGTAASRALDLLSTDPTLPVGAEVGQYRLLAPIGRGGMGVVYLAERSDGQYAQRVALKVIKRGMDTDLLLARFRRERQILAQLDHPGIAKLLDGGATTDGRPYLVMEYIEGVPIDVFVSSRDLDLEARLALFLEVCDAVRSSHRQLVIHRDLKPSNILVTSAGQPKLLDFGTAKLLADVSSTQTDQETRFLTPGYASPEQIRGGPVTTATDVFGLGVLLYGLLTDRSPFPAEGKSYQEVITMVCERQPPRPSQVAPESRRKRLRGDLDAITLFALRKEPQARYESVATLVDDLERFRQARPVAARSGTWRYRTARFLRRNRLAVGATIVVASFILTFLGALVAEQRKTEREKAKAEAVTGYLQSLFEGLNPFQGEPQPVTALEMLDRGVQRIELELAEQPAMHLEMLAVLAQIYGDLGHRDQQRQLAHRALELIPADESTGRGRFLHQVAEAELSVGNVAEAKAALEEADQVGLSESKENPLQLAKGLLLRARAARLEGDILGAKSLGMEALETLRSLRPQDPSSLELALLELGATLLQSDEQWSAREVIEEAVARIHRRLGPEHPRTMVATEALGTVLFDTGEAQRAQELMDQVLANRRRTLGENHPEVIASLYNLGAMASAQGRFDTAERLLSETLERMTATYEGEHPQMVFTTLWLGRAALHRGNPEIARQRAAEAGAMATRLFPETHPVIVNALHLEGLAERLAGRAAASRDLLERALALAEEQITKAASTHAYCHLYLAQDLLQNRRLDLAQESLERWAHWADDGISKLRLQGVAAQTSLALQRGDLEAAEKLMSGISTAERDSLEIYHLLLLDNLTTALALASNRFERAEKLARRNLDRALETVGPRSLAAGQIELSLGLALLGQERLEEARDHLQQAVAALPETWDRPPQGTPSARQALAEVAAREARHSRPLTAAKP